Genomic DNA from Nonomuraea rubra:
GTGGCCAAAGGCCACCGCTGACCTTGGCTTTGGTGGCGCAGAGGCGACATTATGAGTAGGGATGCGGGACGGATCGCCTTCGTGCTCGCGACGAACCGGGAGACCGGCTCCGCCAACGCAGGGCGCCGCATCCCGCTTGCGGATCCACCCCCACGCCCTCGTACGCGCGGATCGAGATCGCGGCGACGCTGGGCAGCTTCGCGCGATCTCGGTGATCAGCGGCCCATTCGGATCCCACACGAACTGGCCCTTGACCTCAAGCAGCTTGAGAAGAACCTCATCTCGGCCGAGGTCACCGGCCGGGTGCCGACCGGCCGCTCGCCGAGCGGTCACCTGGGGCACAGCCTGGCAAGCCATCACAGACCGAAAGTCGGTCCACGGTGGTCAGGCTGTGCCGCGCCTGGCTGCCAGATGTTGATCAAACTCATACTTGGACTATTTAGTCCTGTTCCATGGCAGAATATGTGAGCGGTTCGACTGGCCGGGAGGGATTGATGACGACACACTTCGCGGAAGTCTTGGCCCGCGAAAGCGCTTCTCTGTCTGGCGTCACCGACCGGGCAAAGCTGGCCGGCTGGCGTCGCCGCGTCGTCAAGGAGCTCATGACCCCGCGATCACCGTACGTGCTGGCCCTGCAAAAATCGGGTGATGTGCCCGAGCGAGCCGATTTACTCGATCGCTGGCGCGAGCTCATCGCCGAGGCTTTGGACCGGTTGCTGCAGTCGGGCGCCACAGGAAACTCGCGCTGCTCTTCCGCGCAGACCTCGAGAGCCGATGTCGACGCCCAGAAGACTGCCGTGCTGATCCTTGCAGCGCTTTATGGCGGCAGCACCCTGAGTCAGATCGCACGAGACCCTTGGCCGCTCAACGCCGCGCTCGACATGGCGCTCGCGCCCTTTGCGGCAGCCGAGGACGACAGCCCTGCGAGGACGGGGAACGAGTAGTCCGATATCAGTAACATGAATGCGTGATGACGACCGCTGACTCGCACACTGGCAGACGCCTGACGGCGCGCGGCGCAAAGACGCGGGCAAGGATCGTCACCGCAGCGGCCGACCTGATGTACGTCCAAGGAGTCGGGGATACCACGCTCGACGACGTGCTCGCAGCAAGTGGAGTGAGCAAGTCGCAGCTGTACCACCACTTCGACGGCAAGGAACCGCTCGTGCGCGCCGTCATCGATCACGTGGGAGAACGCGTCATCGAGCGTGAGCGCGATGCCCTCGGCCGTGTCTCGACGATCGCAGGTCTGCGACGCTGGCGGGATGCGTTGGTGCAGAACAACGCCCTGCGGCATGGTGCCTACGGCTGTGCGCTCGGCACGCTGGCCTCCGAGGTCTCCGATCAGGACGACCTCGGGCGCCAGGCCTTGTCTCGGCTTTTCAGCGAATGGCAGGGACTCCTGGCGGGCGTGTTGCGCAGGCTTCAGGACAAGGGCACTCTTCCGGCCGAGGCGCCGATCGACCAACTCGCGACCGGGCTCATGGCCGCCCTCCAGGGCGGATACATGCTGGCCCAGACTGCGCGCGATG
This window encodes:
- a CDS encoding TetR/AcrR family transcriptional regulator, whose product is MTTADSHTGRRLTARGAKTRARIVTAAADLMYVQGVGDTTLDDVLAASGVSKSQLYHHFDGKEPLVRAVIDHVGERVIERERDALGRVSTIAGLRRWRDALVQNNALRHGAYGCALGTLASEVSDQDDLGRQALSRLFSEWQGLLAGVLRRLQDKGTLPAEAPIDQLATGLMAALQGGYMLAQTARDVTPMATSIDMALAYIESLSAG